In the genome of Acidobacteriota bacterium, the window TGTTCATTTTCCAACCGCAACATCGGTTCGGCGGTTTACCGTTGCCGTTCGCGTTGGAATGCAATCACATCTTTCAGGATTTCGTCCAGTCCAAACGTAGGTTTGTAATTGATCAGTTCACGCAACTTTGAAGTGTCAGGCACGCGGCGATGCATGTCTTCAAAACCCGCTTCGTAAGCCTGGTCATACGGCAAAAAGGTGATTTTGGATTGGGATTCGGTCAACGCCTTCACACGTTCAGCCAGTTGCAAGATGGTGACTTCCTGATCGCCGCCGATGTTGTACACCTCGCCGGTCGCTTCCGGTTGTTCGATCAATTTCATCAACGCGCCGACAACATCGGAAACATGCGTGAAACAGCGGCTTTGCGAACCGTCTCCATACACGGTAATTTCTTTGCCGTCCAGCGCCTGCCTTACGAAATTGGGAACGACCATTCCATATTGCCCGGTTTGGCGTGGGCCAACGGTGTTGAACAAACGGGCAATGACCGTTGGCACTTTTTTTTCTTTCCAATAAGCGATGGCCAGAAATTCGTCAATTGCCTTTGAGCAGGCGTAACTCCAACGGCCTTTGTTCGTTGCCCCCATCACCAAATCGTCGTCTTCGCGAAAGGGAATGGTTTCGCGCTTGCCGTATACTTCCGACGTCGAAGTGATCAACACCTTCTTGCGCTTTTTGGCCGCCTGCGCCAGCACGATTTCTGTGCCGCGAATGTTGGTTTCAATCGTTCGGACGGGACTTTCGACAATAAGCTTCACACCGACGGCGGCTGCCAGGTGATAAGTCTGATCACACAGGTCAACCAGTTCGGCGACCAGTTGCTGGTTGGTCACGGAATCCAGCGCGTAATGAAATCCGGGATGGTTTTTGATGTGCTGGATGTTTTCCATCGAACCTGTAGACAGGTCGTCAATAATGTAAACCTCGTCGCCGCGTTGCAGATGCCGTTCCGCCAGATGCGAGCCAATGAATCCGGCCCCGCCTGTAATCAAAACCCTCATTTTGTTTCTTCCTTTGGTTAATCTGTTCGTCATGGCCAAGCCGATTCGAGTGAATCTTTCCCGAAGCCGCTTTTCCAACTTCGTGGCCGTTTTTGCCAGTGAACAAATTCCGAGAAAAATTGTCAACGAATTCTTTTTTTGACTGAAAGGTGTGAGAGGAAAAAGATAGGAGGTGCTATCGCATCCTCCCATAGATCATTTCGCACCTGCGAGAAGGTTTCTGAGTATACAAAGTGCTGACAAATAAGGGCTTCTCTTTTGATATGTCGGGTTGATGCCACCACCTTAGTCCTTTTTATGGGCGCATGCTCCCATAATTTATGGCTATCGGCGTTATCGGTTCCTCCTATGAAAATTTCTCGCTGCTTCCGATGCGGTGAAGTTGATTTGTAGGTATTTTCCTACAGTCCACTGCCGAAAAGGCGAGATCTTCAGAATGATCGCTGGGAAAGAAGTAAGGATCGAGGTCGGGGACTGAAGCAGCGAGCACTAGGGGTATTGGTTGTAGTGTTGGGAATAACCACACGCTCTCAGTTCAAAGCCGGACCATTCGTTTCCTGGCCAATATACGTACAAATCACTTTTCAGTTTTCAATTGCTAGAAGCGCGGTCAGCAATTGCAGCGAACAAGGTTTTTTTTCAGTGAAGCTGTAAGTGGACTCTTATGAACAACTTGGTGCTGCCTCGGCAAGAGGTTTCCTTCAAGGTCAGTTGAGTTAGGGCAACGTGTCTTCAAACTCTGCTGCCGAGTTTTCTGAGTCTAATGTCGGCCCGTCTACAAAACCAGTCGGTCAATCGAGCCACGTTAGAAAAAAGAGGAATTTAGATCATGTCATCAGGTGCGATCGTCATTGGAGCTGGCCCGGCTGGACTGACCAGCGCTTACGAATTATCCAAACTGGGCGTTTCTTCCACAGTTATCGAAGCCGACGAACAAGTTGGGGGGTTGTCGCGAACGGTCAGTTACAAAGGGTACCGGTTCGACATTGGCGGGCATCGGTTCTTTTCCAAAGTCCCTTTGATCAATGAATTATGGCGTGAAATGTTGAGCGAGGACTTTTTGCTGCGGCCGCGATTGTCGCGCATTCATTACCGCGGGCATTTTTTCGATTATCCGCTAAAAGCCGCCAACGCTTTGGCCGGGCTTGGGCCAATTGAAGCGTTTTTGGTCATGCTCAGCTATTCTAAAGCCAAGCTGTTTCCGCACGCGGAAGAAACCAATCTGGAACAATGGGTTTCCAATCGCTTCGGCCAGCGGTTGTATGAAATCTTCTTCAAAACCTACACCGAAAAGGTTTGGGGCATCCCCTGCACGGAAATCTCTGCGGATTGGGCGGCGCAGCGAATCAAGAACCTGTCGCTGAAAGAAGCTGTCCGCAATGCGCTGTTTGGAGCTGGAAAATCTGCGGATGGCGAAGTGATCACCACGCTGATCGAACAGTTTCACTACCCGCGACTCGGCCCAGGAATGATGTGGGAATGCTGCAAGGATTTGCTGGCTTCGCAGGGGAACGAAACGGTTCATGGCATCAAAGTGGACAAAATCCGCCACCGCCGAGGTCGCGCGGAATCCGTCGTCGGTCACAGGTCGAATGGCGAGCGCGTAGAATTTGACGGCGACCATTTTATTTCTTCGATGCCGCTGCGACGGTTGATTCAGAGCCTCGATCCGCTGCCGCCGGATGAGGTTCTGGAAGCGGCCAATTCGCTGCGGTACCGTGATTACCTGACCGTGGTGCTGATGGCCAAACGCGAACACGTTTTCCCGGACAACTGGATTT includes:
- a CDS encoding NAD(P)/FAD-dependent oxidoreductase — encoded protein: MSSGAIVIGAGPAGLTSAYELSKLGVSSTVIEADEQVGGLSRTVSYKGYRFDIGGHRFFSKVPLINELWREMLSEDFLLRPRLSRIHYRGHFFDYPLKAANALAGLGPIEAFLVMLSYSKAKLFPHAEETNLEQWVSNRFGQRLYEIFFKTYTEKVWGIPCTEISADWAAQRIKNLSLKEAVRNALFGAGKSADGEVITTLIEQFHYPRLGPGMMWECCKDLLASQGNETVHGIKVDKIRHRRGRAESVVGHRSNGERVEFDGDHFISSMPLRRLIQSLDPLPPDEVLEAANSLRYRDYLTVVLMAKREHVFPDNWIYIHSPEVKMGRIQNYKNWSPEMVPDPSRSSLGLEYFLWQKDDEWTWSNDRLIDLGIKECAQIGLIQPDEVEDGTVVRMKKAYPVYDQDYQNRVDVIRNYLETIPNLQTVGRNGLHRYNNQDHSMLTAVYAARNVVGGQNDVWAVNTEQDYHEEVRETETSRLKTMGDRAVPVPLRPALSERDAIADQIIQTAFAKLDPLALGVAIGTVTGIGLLLATVILLLKGGTYVGPRLGLLRNYLLGFEVTWAGALVGLIEGGLGGFMLGVLGASFRNWGMKAYAHLLKRRAETEAARKVLD
- a CDS encoding GDP-mannose 4,6-dehydratase: MRVLITGGAGFIGSHLAERHLQRGDEVYIIDDLSTGSMENIQHIKNHPGFHYALDSVTNQQLVAELVDLCDQTYHLAAAVGVKLIVESPVRTIETNIRGTEIVLAQAAKKRKKVLITSTSEVYGKRETIPFREDDDLVMGATNKGRWSYACSKAIDEFLAIAYWKEKKVPTVIARLFNTVGPRQTGQYGMVVPNFVRQALDGKEITVYGDGSQSRCFTHVSDVVGALMKLIEQPEATGEVYNIGGDQEVTILQLAERVKALTESQSKITFLPYDQAYEAGFEDMHRRVPDTSKLRELINYKPTFGLDEILKDVIAFQRERQR